In Chryseobacterium turcicum, a single window of DNA contains:
- the ruvB gene encoding Holliday junction branch migration DNA helicase RuvB: MPDFLHPDKDNYSHDELMQEEQIRPQSFKDFAGQRKTLENLEVFVTAAKRRGGALDHVLLHGPPGLGKTTLANIIANELGVSCKITSGPVLDKPGSLAGLLTNLEENDVLFIDEIHRLSPVVEEYLYSAMEDYKIDIMLETGPNARSVQIGLNPFTLVGATTRSGMLTKPMLARFGIQSRLEYYTIELLSMIIIRSARVLGVKIYEDAAIEIARRSRGTPRIANALLRRVRDFAEIKGDGEIEINITKYALNSLNVDEFGLDEMDNKIMRVMIENFKGKPVGISALATSIAENPETLEEVYEPFLIQEGFIIRTPRGREVTEKAYKHLNIAVPRNPGELF; this comes from the coding sequence ATGCCTGATTTTTTACATCCAGACAAAGACAATTATTCCCATGATGAGCTCATGCAGGAAGAGCAGATTCGTCCGCAGAGCTTTAAGGATTTCGCCGGACAGCGCAAAACCTTAGAAAATCTTGAAGTTTTCGTTACCGCTGCCAAAAGACGTGGTGGAGCGCTCGACCATGTTTTGCTGCACGGTCCACCCGGATTGGGAAAAACAACTTTAGCCAATATTATTGCAAATGAACTTGGAGTAAGCTGTAAAATTACATCCGGTCCTGTTTTGGATAAGCCGGGAAGTTTGGCAGGTCTACTTACCAATCTGGAAGAAAACGACGTCCTTTTCATCGATGAGATTCACCGTCTTTCTCCAGTGGTAGAAGAATATCTGTATTCTGCAATGGAAGATTATAAAATAGATATTATGCTGGAAACCGGTCCGAATGCGAGAAGTGTTCAGATTGGATTAAATCCTTTTACTCTTGTCGGTGCTACAACAAGAAGCGGAATGTTGACCAAACCGATGTTGGCAAGATTCGGAATTCAAAGCAGGCTTGAATATTATACCATTGAGCTTTTGTCTATGATTATTATCCGAAGTGCAAGAGTTTTGGGGGTGAAGATTTATGAAGATGCCGCCATCGAAATTGCAAGAAGAAGCCGCGGAACTCCCAGAATTGCCAATGCACTTTTGAGAAGAGTACGTGATTTTGCAGAAATAAAAGGTGATGGTGAAATTGAAATCAATATTACCAAATATGCTTTAAACTCTTTAAACGTAGATGAATTTGGATTGGATGAAATGGATAATAAAATCATGCGTGTGATGATAGAAAACTTCAAAGGAAAACCTGTGGGAATCTCGGCTTTGGCAACATCGATTGCTGAAAACCCGGAAACTTTGGAAGAAGTGTATGAACCATTTTTAATTCAGGAAGGATTTATTATCAGAACTCCGAGAGGAAGAGAAGTTACAGAGAAAGCGTATAAGCATTTGAATATTGCTGTCCCTAGAAATCCGGGAGAACTTTTTTAA
- a CDS encoding aldehyde dehydrogenase family protein: MENLIENKLLKADQAFQEWKKVPFEEKQKLLAKAAEIFKNKAEIFGELITFEMNKPISQAISEVGKSALMMNYYAEAENILNPEKINSEYKISEIHYVPKGVILGVMPWNFPFWQVLRFATPAILAGNTVVLKHASICFESGNAIEKVFIEAGFPEGIFQNLEVGHGEVKEILEHKTIKGVSLTGSEKAGAEVAATAGKNIKKSLLELGGSDAFIVLEDADFNEAAKVGALARLQNCGQTCVAAKRFIIQREVEFDFLPIFIEEYKKYTPADPKLKETKLSGMARPDLADDLVKQYQKALDHGAEVIIPLERISENEFIPGLIRVEEGNPILQEELFGPLGMVMIAHNDEEALKIANNIPFGLANSVWTKNEERQQFFIDGLESGTVNINRMTSSDPRFPFGGTKSSGYGTELSLIALKEFVTAKTILGK; this comes from the coding sequence ATGGAAAATTTAATAGAAAACAAGCTGTTAAAAGCTGACCAGGCTTTTCAGGAATGGAAAAAAGTTCCGTTTGAAGAAAAGCAGAAACTCTTGGCAAAAGCTGCAGAAATTTTTAAAAATAAAGCCGAAATTTTTGGTGAATTGATTACTTTTGAAATGAATAAGCCCATTTCTCAAGCCATTTCTGAGGTTGGGAAATCTGCTTTAATGATGAATTATTATGCGGAGGCTGAAAACATTTTAAATCCGGAAAAAATAAATTCTGAATATAAAATTTCAGAAATACATTACGTACCAAAGGGAGTAATTCTTGGAGTTATGCCTTGGAACTTTCCTTTTTGGCAGGTTTTAAGATTTGCTACTCCTGCAATTTTAGCAGGAAATACAGTAGTTTTAAAGCATGCATCCATTTGTTTCGAAAGTGGAAATGCAATAGAAAAAGTTTTTATTGAAGCCGGTTTTCCGGAAGGAATTTTCCAAAATCTTGAAGTGGGACATGGTGAGGTAAAAGAAATTTTAGAACACAAAACCATCAAAGGCGTAAGTCTTACAGGAAGTGAAAAAGCAGGAGCTGAAGTGGCTGCAACAGCCGGAAAAAATATCAAAAAATCTTTGCTGGAATTAGGTGGAAGTGATGCTTTCATCGTTTTGGAAGATGCTGATTTTAATGAAGCTGCAAAAGTAGGAGCTTTGGCAAGATTACAAAATTGTGGGCAAACCTGTGTAGCGGCAAAAAGATTTATTATTCAGCGTGAGGTTGAGTTTGATTTTCTTCCGATATTTATTGAAGAATACAAAAAATATACTCCGGCTGATCCCAAATTGAAAGAAACAAAATTAAGCGGAATGGCAAGACCTGATCTTGCAGATGATCTTGTAAAACAATACCAGAAAGCTTTAGATCATGGTGCTGAGGTGATTATTCCATTAGAAAGAATTTCAGAAAATGAATTTATTCCAGGATTGATCAGAGTAGAAGAGGGAAATCCTATTTTGCAAGAAGAATTGTTTGGTCCTTTAGGAATGGTAATGATTGCTCACAACGATGAGGAAGCTTTAAAAATAGCTAATAATATTCCGTTTGGATTAGCCAATTCGGTTTGGACGAAAAATGAAGAACGCCAACAGTTTTTTATTGATGGTTTAGAATCAGGAACAGTAAATATCAACCGAATGACGAGTTCTGATCCACGTTTTCCATTCGGAGGTACAAAGTCTTCAGGTTATGGAACCGAGCTTTCTTTAATAGCTTTAAAAGAGTTTGTTACCGCGAAGACGATTTTAGGTAAATAA
- the pyk gene encoding pyruvate kinase: MNKYLKKTKIIATLGPASSSKEVMLGLMRAGVDVFRINFSHADYDLVRSNIDIIRDLNKEYGYSVSILGDLQGPKLRVGVVKEGSYLNPGDILTFTNEKIEGDSTKVYMTYQQFPQDVNVGERILIDDGKLMLEVIETNKIDTVKAKTIQGGPLSSKKGVNLPNTNVSLPALTEKDIQDANFMMDMEVDWIALSFVRHAQDIIDLKELIKKHPNGSFKTPIIAKIEKPEGVKNIDEILLECDGLMVARGDLGVEVPMEEVPAIQKNLVERARFFSKPVIIATQMMETMINSLTPTRAEVNDVANSVLDGADAVMLSGETSVGRYPVQVVENMAKIVKNIEMTSFYQNKNEPMEKDYNCIDERFITNRVCLAAVRIAKSTNVAAIVTLTSSGYTAFQLSAHRPNSHIIVYSGNKRVITMLNLLWGVRAYYYDMNKPTDETIIQVNMLTHNHGYIETGDFVININATPSYEGGKTNTLRLTTI, from the coding sequence ATGAATAAGTATTTAAAAAAGACAAAAATTATTGCAACACTAGGGCCTGCTTCATCTTCGAAGGAGGTAATGTTAGGATTGATGAGAGCGGGTGTTGACGTTTTTAGAATAAACTTTTCTCATGCCGACTATGATTTAGTGCGTTCCAATATAGACATCATCAGAGACCTTAATAAAGAATATGGATATTCGGTAAGTATTTTAGGAGATTTACAAGGTCCAAAACTAAGAGTGGGTGTTGTAAAAGAAGGTTCATACCTTAATCCTGGAGATATTCTTACATTTACCAACGAAAAAATTGAAGGAGATTCTACAAAAGTTTATATGACTTACCAGCAGTTTCCTCAGGATGTAAATGTAGGTGAAAGAATCCTTATTGATGACGGAAAATTAATGTTGGAGGTTATTGAAACCAACAAAATAGATACCGTAAAAGCAAAAACAATTCAAGGGGGACCTTTGAGTTCTAAAAAAGGAGTAAACCTTCCTAATACCAACGTTTCTCTTCCAGCTTTGACGGAAAAAGATATTCAGGATGCCAATTTCATGATGGATATGGAGGTAGATTGGATTGCTTTATCATTCGTTCGTCATGCTCAAGATATTATCGATTTGAAAGAGCTGATTAAAAAGCATCCAAACGGAAGTTTTAAAACGCCGATTATCGCTAAAATCGAAAAACCAGAAGGTGTGAAAAACATCGACGAGATTCTATTAGAGTGTGATGGTTTAATGGTTGCTCGTGGAGATTTGGGTGTAGAAGTTCCAATGGAAGAAGTTCCTGCTATTCAGAAAAACTTGGTTGAAAGAGCAAGATTCTTCTCAAAACCTGTTATCATTGCTACTCAAATGATGGAAACAATGATTAACAGCTTAACTCCTACAAGAGCTGAAGTAAATGACGTTGCCAACTCTGTATTAGACGGAGCTGATGCGGTGATGCTTTCAGGAGAAACTTCTGTAGGTAGATATCCTGTTCAGGTTGTTGAAAATATGGCGAAGATTGTAAAGAATATCGAAATGACTTCTTTCTATCAGAATAAAAATGAGCCGATGGAAAAAGATTACAACTGCATCGACGAACGTTTCATCACCAATAGAGTTTGTCTTGCTGCCGTAAGAATCGCAAAAAGCACCAATGTTGCAGCTATTGTAACGCTTACAAGCTCTGGTTACACCGCATTCCAATTATCAGCACACAGACCAAATTCTCACATCATTGTTTACAGTGGTAACAAGAGAGTAATTACGATGTTGAATTTACTTTGGGGAGTTCGTGCTTATTATTATGACATGAATAAACCTACTGACGAAACCATTATTCAGGTAAATATGCTGACTCACAATCACGGGTATATCGAAACCGGAGATTTTGTAATCAACATCAATGCAACGCCGTCTTACGAAGGTGGAAAAACAAATACTTTGAGATTAACGACAATTTAA
- the hutG gene encoding formimidoylglutamase yields the protein MIWQGRLDGEELLHHRIFQRVKEENNYDKISTNDFVLHGFAVDEGVRRNKGRQGAKDAPEIIRKNMANFPVIRPDFSLLDFGNISCEDGNLENTQNELAKKVSKVLLKGGKSLVLGGGHEVTFGHYRGVKTAFPEQKIGIINFDAHFDNRQPENGVGPSSGTGFWQIAQEGDINSLHIGIQRNSNTLKLFDTAHQFGMKYILADELFFENLPSVYERVNELANSVDFLYMTICMDVFNASIAPGVSASAYNGIFADAAFMHLYRHILRNEKLVALDIAEVNPLFDIQHHTARLAASLANEWFMI from the coding sequence ATGATTTGGCAAGGTAGATTAGACGGTGAAGAACTGCTTCATCACAGAATATTTCAAAGAGTAAAAGAAGAAAATAATTACGATAAAATCTCAACTAACGATTTCGTTTTACACGGATTTGCCGTTGATGAGGGCGTTCGAAGAAATAAAGGAAGACAGGGTGCAAAAGATGCTCCGGAGATTATCCGAAAAAATATGGCTAATTTTCCTGTCATTCGGCCAGACTTTTCGCTTCTTGATTTTGGAAATATTAGCTGTGAAGATGGTAATTTGGAAAATACTCAGAACGAATTGGCGAAGAAAGTCTCTAAAGTTTTGCTAAAAGGTGGTAAATCTTTGGTTTTGGGAGGTGGTCATGAAGTTACTTTCGGTCATTATCGTGGGGTGAAGACTGCTTTTCCGGAACAGAAAATAGGGATTATTAATTTTGATGCTCATTTCGACAACAGGCAACCTGAAAATGGAGTGGGACCGAGCTCTGGAACAGGATTTTGGCAAATTGCTCAGGAAGGAGATATCAACTCTCTACATATCGGAATTCAGAGAAATTCTAATACTCTGAAGCTTTTTGATACCGCTCATCAGTTTGGAATGAAATATATTTTGGCAGATGAATTGTTTTTCGAAAATCTACCATCAGTCTATGAAAGAGTAAATGAATTGGCAAATTCAGTAGACTTTTTATATATGACGATTTGTATGGATGTTTTTAATGCTTCGATTGCACCGGGTGTTTCAGCTTCGGCTTACAACGGAATTTTTGCTGATGCAGCTTTTATGCATTTGTACAGACATATTCTTAGAAATGAAAAACTGGTGGCTCTGGATATTGCAGAAGTAAATCCACTTTTTGATATTCAGCATCATACGGCAAGATTGGCTGCTAGTTTAGCGAATGAATGGTTTATGATTTAG
- a CDS encoding DUF695 domain-containing protein: MGIFNKIFGKNDGHKETQIKSYKDFWDWFVTQEKDFYETIKNHQNIEIDFFDVIAPKLKEINGGFYFLAGMSDDSIAELILTVEGDIKNIIFAEEIIEAAPKLNHWKFTALKPEMNLTSGIEMDGKKFSSENIFFYENEIEGYPDEIDITFVYENLNEETKDAAITGVCIFLDNFLGELNFATQIDTFNVIGKDNAKKELVPITKLKDFLSWREREFTEKYKNVKNFDEEDQFSVFEATLKNGSPLIAAINTSLLTYDSKASYPWISILKVQYNGENNNGLPEKEDYEKLSNIEEQIIEELKIEDGNLYIGRENADNLKESYFASKDFRKPSKVLKKVIDDHPEYKMTLEIYKDKYWQSFERYNVNQN, translated from the coding sequence ATGGGCATATTTAATAAAATTTTCGGTAAAAATGACGGGCATAAAGAAACTCAAATTAAAAGCTATAAAGATTTTTGGGATTGGTTTGTTACCCAAGAAAAAGATTTTTATGAGACCATAAAAAACCATCAAAATATAGAAATTGATTTTTTTGATGTCATTGCTCCAAAACTAAAAGAGATTAACGGAGGATTTTATTTTCTTGCAGGGATGAGCGATGATTCTATTGCAGAGTTGATTCTAACGGTAGAAGGTGATATTAAGAATATCATTTTTGCAGAAGAGATTATTGAGGCTGCTCCAAAGCTAAATCATTGGAAATTTACCGCTCTAAAACCGGAAATGAATCTTACAAGCGGAATCGAAATGGATGGTAAAAAGTTTTCAAGCGAAAATATATTCTTCTACGAAAATGAAATAGAAGGCTATCCTGACGAAATCGATATCACTTTTGTTTACGAAAACTTAAACGAAGAAACCAAAGATGCTGCGATAACCGGAGTTTGTATTTTTCTTGATAATTTTTTAGGAGAACTAAATTTTGCCACTCAAATTGATACCTTTAATGTAATCGGGAAAGACAATGCCAAAAAAGAATTGGTTCCCATTACAAAACTGAAAGACTTTTTATCTTGGCGAGAAAGAGAGTTTACAGAAAAATATAAAAATGTGAAAAACTTTGATGAAGAAGACCAATTTTCTGTTTTTGAAGCGACTTTAAAAAACGGCTCGCCTCTTATTGCGGCGATTAATACTTCTTTATTAACCTACGATTCTAAAGCTTCTTATCCATGGATTTCTATTTTGAAAGTTCAATATAATGGTGAAAATAATAATGGACTTCCAGAAAAAGAAGATTACGAAAAATTAAGCAACATCGAAGAGCAGATTATTGAAGAATTGAAAATAGAAGATGGAAATTTATACATCGGAAGAGAAAATGCAGATAACCTGAAAGAGAGCTATTTTGCAAGTAAAGATTTCAGGAAACCGTCAAAAGTTTTGAAAAAAGTTATTGACGACCATCCTGAATATAAAATGACACTCGAAATTTATAAAGACAAATATTGGCAGAGTTTTGAACGCTATAATGTAAATCAAAATTAA
- the hutI gene encoding imidazolonepropionase, which yields MKLIGPFKQVVTLANLPLRGKLSDEQIEIIVDGGILVDENKIHAIGNFDTLKSENQNIEIETIEGEQIVLPAFVDSHTHICFGGNRANDFAMRNAGKTYLEIAESGGGIWSSVQHTRNASEEELLKTLLERIEFLISLGITTIEVKSGYGLDVENELKMLRMIKKAQEKTQATLVPTCLSAHLKPRDFEGSNEEYLQYILNEILPKVKEENLAKRVDIFIEKSAFQPEESKVFLLKTKELGFEITVHADQFTAGSSRIAVEVGAKSADHLEATIDEDIEFLAQSETVATALPGASLGLGEKFTPARKLLDAGAIVAIASDWNPGSAPMGNLITQASILATFEKLTTAEVLAGMTFRSAFALGLEDRGRLEPNFKADFVTYKTNNFQNVLYNQGSLKAENVYINGVNI from the coding sequence ATGAAACTTATAGGCCCTTTCAAGCAAGTTGTAACTCTTGCTAATCTTCCGTTAAGAGGAAAACTTTCTGACGAACAAATCGAAATTATTGTTGATGGTGGAATTTTAGTTGATGAAAATAAAATTCATGCAATCGGAAATTTTGATACCTTAAAATCTGAAAATCAAAATATAGAAATAGAAACCATCGAAGGCGAACAAATCGTTCTTCCTGCTTTCGTAGATTCTCACACTCATATTTGTTTTGGTGGAAACCGTGCCAATGATTTTGCGATGCGAAATGCCGGTAAAACCTATCTTGAAATTGCTGAAAGTGGTGGTGGAATTTGGAGTTCTGTACAACATACAAGAAACGCTTCAGAAGAAGAATTGTTGAAAACTTTATTGGAAAGAATAGAATTTTTAATCTCTTTAGGAATTACAACCATTGAAGTGAAAAGCGGTTACGGTTTGGATGTTGAAAATGAGCTTAAAATGCTTAGAATGATTAAAAAAGCCCAAGAAAAGACTCAGGCAACTTTGGTTCCTACCTGTCTTTCTGCCCATTTGAAGCCCAGAGATTTTGAAGGAAGCAACGAAGAATATTTGCAATATATTTTAAATGAAATTTTACCAAAAGTAAAAGAAGAAAACCTTGCAAAACGTGTTGATATTTTTATTGAAAAATCAGCATTTCAACCGGAAGAAAGTAAAGTGTTTTTACTGAAAACTAAAGAATTAGGTTTCGAAATTACTGTTCATGCAGACCAGTTTACAGCCGGGAGTTCAAGAATTGCGGTAGAAGTTGGTGCAAAATCTGCAGACCATTTGGAAGCAACTATTGATGAAGATATTGAGTTTCTTGCACAATCTGAAACAGTGGCAACTGCTTTACCAGGGGCAAGTTTAGGATTGGGCGAAAAATTTACTCCGGCAAGAAAATTGTTAGATGCAGGAGCAATTGTAGCAATAGCAAGTGACTGGAATCCTGGTTCTGCCCCGATGGGGAATTTGATTACACAAGCTTCTATTTTGGCAACTTTTGAAAAACTGACAACAGCCGAAGTTTTAGCAGGGATGACGTTCCGTTCTGCTTTTGCATTAGGTTTGGAAGACAGAGGAAGGCTAGAACCAAATTTTAAAGCAGATTTTGTGACGTATAAAACCAATAATTTTCAAAATGTTCTCTATAATCAAGGAAGTTTAAAGGCGGAAAATGTTTATATTAATGGTGTAAACATTTAA